The following proteins come from a genomic window of Zygotorulaspora mrakii chromosome 8, complete sequence:
- the MRN1 gene encoding Mrn1p (similar to Saccharomyces cerevisiae YPL184C; ancestral locus Anc_6.183) → MRSYNNNNINHFFQSDLHFQNQNQSQHQNQSQNQNQNQNLGHGQTESQTQNYAFGHHAIAPHQRTIDSYEERRQQRWLNNPSFLPNNSLTPQKYDQFNANDSLHHYEEGSRHFVHPSKTQHSSFGIPLEYAQRSSSQGSGLSSAYSPQNSYTPLNTISRNDHGFALAAAVANVNSSLSNQMSQINMPRDFTSAPSRTVYLGNIPPLLTVKELLDRVRSGVVEDVRILPDKMCAFLTFVDESSALLYHSDAILKRLNIDDRDIKIGWGKSSPQDPIVSAAITNYNATRNVYIGLINTRPDMPGQVGADANETVITEDKLRADLETFGEIDCIKIVKEKGIAFIHFTSILTAIKVVNTLAGINPYYQNKKIFYGKDRCAFITKTQQHNAAQFLGIQSGMEDLSEFNDHKLISNALLQQSAAAAAIATSAGGPNNLGNRTVYLGNLPKDVRIEEICNVVRGGILQSIKLLSDRHVCFITFIDPTAAAQFYAMSSLHGITIQKRRCRVGWGKHRGPLPNALALAVSNGAARNVYVGNIDFEADSRTSTPIFTEPNLRNIFQQYGEVEQINFLPERSCCFINFTNINNAILAIDKIKSNSTFKDLKINFGKDRCGAIPHQIR, encoded by the coding sequence ATGCGCTCAtataacaataataatatcaatcattttttccaatcggatttgcattttcagaaccaaaatcaaagtcaacatcaaaatcaaagcCAAAATCAGAATCAGAATCAGAATCTGGGCCATGGTCAAACTGAATCGCAAACTCAAAATTATGCTTTTGGGCATCATGCCATTGCTCCGCATCAGAGAACTATAGACTCGTACGAAGAACGACGTCAACAACGTTGGCTGAATAATCCGTCTTTTCTACCGAACAATTCGTTGACACCCCAAAAATACGATCAGTTCAATGCTAATGATAGCCTGCATCACTATGAGGAAGGGTCTCGACATTTTGTCCACCCAAGCAAAACTCAGCACTCGTCATTTGGAATTCCATTAGAGTATGCTCAACGCTCATCAAGTCAAGGTTCAGGTCTATCTTCAGCGTATTCCCCTCAAAACAGCTACACTCCACTCAACACTATCTCAAGAAATGATCATGGTTTTGCTCTTGCAGCCGCCGTAGCCAATGTGaattcatctttatcaaatcaAATGAGTCAAATAAACATGCCGCGTGATTTTACAAGCGCACCAAGTAGAACTGTTTATTTGGGGAATATTCCTCCATTATTAACTGTTAAAGAACTTTTGGATCGTGTGCGGAGTGGTGTTGTTGAAGACGTTAGAATATTACCAGATAAAATGTGTGCATTTTTAACGTTTGTTGATGAAAGCTCGGCTTTACTATATCATTCAGATgctattttgaaaaggttaaatattgatgatagagatatcaaaattggTTGGGGAAAATCCTCTCCACAAGATCCTATCGTATCAGCTGCCATTACAAATTATAATGCCACAAGAAATGTTTACATCGGATTGATAAACACGAGACCCGACATGCCAGGACAGGTCGGTGCAGATGCCAATGAAACTGTAATAACTGAAGACAAATTGCGAGCAGATCTAGAAACTTTCGGTGAGATTGACTGTATAAAAATtgtcaaagaaaaaggtaTTGCATTTATTCATTTTACATCAATTTTAACTGCTATTAAAGTTGTTAACACATTGGCAGGAATTAATCCCTATTAtcagaacaaaaaaattttctatgGGAAGGATAGATGTGCTTTTATAACAAAAACTCAGCAACATAATGCCGCGCAATTCCTTGGAATTCAGTCCGGGATGGAAGATTTAAGTGAATTCAACGACCACAAACTAATTTCAAATGCTCTGTTACAACAAAGTGCAGCAGCAGCGGCAATCGCAACTTCAGCTGGTGGACCCAACAATCTTGGAAATAGAACTGTTTATTTGGGAAATTTACCGAAAGATGTCAGGATAGAAGAAATATGTAACGTTGTTCGTGGTGGCATATTGCAATCAATTAAACTGTTGTCAGATCGCCACGTTTGTTTTATAACCTTCATCGATCCAACAGCAGCGGCTCAATTTTATGCTATGAGTTCATTGCACGGCATAACAATACAAAAGAGACGTTGTAGGGTTGGCTGGGGTAAGCATAGAGGCCCACTTCCAAACGCATTGGCCCTGGCTGTCAGTAACGGTGCAGCAAGAAATGTTTACGTTGGTAATATAGACTTCGAAGCCGATTCTCGAACTAGCACTCCCATTTTCACGGAACcaaatttgagaaacatCTTCCAACAATACGGCGAGGTTGAacaaataaattttttaccaGAAAGAAGCTGCTGTTTCATTAACTTTACAAACATCAATAATGCAATTTTGGCCATCGATAAGATAAAGTCAAAttcaactttcaaagatttgaagataaaTTTTGGCAAAGACAGATGCGGTGCCATCCCACATCAAATTCGTTGA
- the UIP4 gene encoding Uip4p (similar to Saccharomyces cerevisiae UIP4 (YPL186C); ancestral locus Anc_6.184) encodes MVKIIYKHSGRNFQNLRIAGDFTDWKALPMVKKLEVGACEDSWEVSVDATRLPKGASKIHFKFIDDDGIWFTDDNYAKEVDESSNENNVKFITENETNKSETDPDNEYPTKIADDGPKSPAPSLQESLQQEVTETPRQVESENAPNQVLSSEPEDDPESVGEPAILVNHSDAEEIANKHAHDEEEPPTSSGTVYTNKGQTPEQYKNFLAKIIAFFTNLFHNWFN; translated from the coding sequence atggTCAAAATTATATACAAACATTCCGGTAGGAACTTCCAGAATCTCAGAATAGCTGGAGATTTTACAGACTGGAAAGCTTTACCCatggtaaaaaaattggaggTAGGTGCATGTGAAGATTCCTGGGAGGTATCGGTAGATGCAACTCGGTTGCCCAAAGGTGCCAGTAAGATACATTTTAAATTCATTGACGATGATGGTATCTGGTTTACAGATGACAACTATGCAAAGGAGGTAGATGAAAgctcaaatgaaaataacGTCAAGTTTATCactgaaaatgaaactaACAAATCTGAGACGGATCCTGATAACGAATATCCTACTAAAATTGCCGATGACGGCCCTAAAAGTCCTGCTCCATCACTGCAAGAGTCTCTACAACAGGAAGTTACAGAAACTCCGAGACAGGTAGAATCCGAGAATGCTCCTAATCAAGTACTTTCTTCCGAACCAGAAGATGATCCTGAATCTGTTGGAGAGCCTGCTATTTTGGTCAATCACTCCGATGCAGAAGAGATTGCCAATAAGCATGCTCATGATGAGGAAGAGCCTCCCACAAGCTCGGGTACCGTTTACACCAACAAGGGACAAACACCCGAGCAgtacaaaaattttttggcaaaaattattgcattttttacaaatttATTTCACAATTGGTTCAATTAG
- a CDS encoding uncharacterized protein (similar to Saccharomyces cerevisiae MF(ALPHA)2 (YGL089C) and MF(ALPHA)1 (YPL187W); ancestral locus Anc_6.185): MLLSSILSIALLFVPALATPVEAAQDTMDLPQEAILGFLDLGKDEDVAIVPFSNSTSTGLLFVNTTIAENAAAETDLGKRDAWHWIRLSRGAPIFKREAEADAWHWIRLGRGAPIFKREAEADAWHWIRLGRGAPIFKRDADADAEPWHWIQLGKGAPIF, from the coding sequence ATGCTACTCTCATctattctttcaattgctcTACTTTTCGTGCCAGCCTTGGCCACGCCAGTTGAAGCTGCCCAAGATACCATGGATCTACCACAAGAAGCAATATTGGGATTTTTAGATCTTGGAaaggatgaagatgttgCCATTGTTCCATTCTCGAACTCAACATCGACGGGATTATTGTTCGTCAATACCACAATCGCAGAAAATGCAGCAGCCGAAACTGACTTAGGTAAGAGGGATGCTTGGCATTGGATTAGGTTGAGCAGAGGCGCTccaatcttcaaaagagaagcTGAAGCTGACGCTTGGCATTGGATTCGTTTGGGCAGAGGTGCTccaatcttcaaaagagaagcTGAAGCCGACGCTTGGCATTGGATTCGTTTGGGTAGGGGAGCACCAATCTTTAAAAGAGATGCCGATGCTGATGCCGAACCTTGGCATTGGATTCAATTGGGCAAGGGTGCcccaattttttga
- the POS5 gene encoding NADH kinase (similar to Saccharomyces cerevisiae POS5 (YPL188W); ancestral locus Anc_6.186): MIKAETSVRFNSLWRTFRTYSSMEYSGKNIRDYSKYVSMKPVSKLRNTTSPDFVSSPHSKLQSLIWQRPIQNVLVTKKPWTSTTRNAMVQFITHLHDSYPEMNVIVQPDVLEEIAQDFRSRPSQNPNEPHILFTGEEEEIVSKADLLVTLGGDGTILRGVSMFGNRQVPPVLAFSLGTLGFLLPFDFQEHKKVFEKVISSRAKCLHRTRLECQLVRNGEKKDMKSLATSLHAMNDIFLHRGDSPHLANLDVFIDGEFMTRTTGDGLAFGTPTGSTAYSLSAGGSIVSPLVPCILLTPICPRSLSFRPLILPHTSHIKVRIGSKNSQGPANNVVKLSVDGIPQPDLRVGDEIHVVNEVGTIYLNGSQITSTSNKEDVIHRKRSIKNSGIYCIARTENDWTSGINELLGFNSSFRFTRHT, from the coding sequence ATGATCAAGGCGGAAACATCTGTAAGGTTTAATAGCCTTTGGAGGACATTTCGCACATACAGTTCGATGGAGTATTCGGGAAAGAATATACGAGACTACTCCAAATATGTGAGTATGAAACCCGTATCAAAGTTAAGAAATACGACTTCACCAgattttgtttcttctCCACATTCGAAATTGCAGTCTCTTATTTGGCAAAGGCCAATTCAAAATGTATTGGTTACTAAGAAACCGTGGACTAGCACCACTAGAAATGCAATGGTTCAGTTTATTACGCACCTACACGATTCATATCCTGAAATGAATGTCATTGTTCAACCAGATGTcttggaagaaattgcCCAGGACTTCAGATCGCGGCCATCACAGAACCCTAACGAGCCCCATATACTTTTCACTGGcgaagaggaagaaatcGTTTCGAAAGCAGATCTTCTGGTTACATTAGGAGGTGACGGAACCATTTTACGGGGTGTTTCAATGTTCGGCAACAGACAAGTACCACCAGTTTTGGCCTTCTCACTCGGTACATTAGGATTTCTCCTGCCATTTGACTTTCAAGAACACAAAAAAGTATTCGAAAAGGTTATTAGCTCAAGAGCAAAGTGTTTACATAGAACAAGATTGGAGTGCCAATTGGTTAGGAATGGGGAGAAGAAGGATATGAAGAGTTTAGCCACATCGTTACACGCAATGAACGATATCTTTTTACATAGAGGTGATTCTCCACATCTAGCTAACCTTGACGTTTTCATTGATGGTGAGTTTATGACAAGAACAACAGGTGATGGGCTGGCTTTTGGGACACCAACAGGGTCCACAGCCTACTCTTTATCAGCGGGCGGCTCCATTGTATCACCTTTAGTACCATGCATCTTATTAACACCAATCTGTCCCAGATCGCTTTCATTTAGACCTCTAATCTTACCACATACGTCTCATATCAAAGTTAGAATTGGGTCCAAGAATTCACAAGGTCCAGCAAATAACGTGGTCAAATTATCGGTCGATGGTATACCGCAACCAGATTTACGTGTTGGAGATGAAATTCATGTGGTTAACGAAGTTGGAACGATTTATCTCAATGGTTCACAAATTACAAGTACGTCAAACAAAGAAGACGTGATCCACAGAAAAAGGTCGATCAAAAATTCTGGTATCTACTGCATAGCAAGAACAGAAAATGATTGGACAAGTGGCATCAACGAGCTTCTTGGTTTCAATTCAAGCTTCAGATTCACCCGCCACACTTGA
- the MMS2 gene encoding E2 ubiquitin-conjugating protein MMS2 (similar to Saccharomyces cerevisiae MMS2 (YGL087C); ancestral locus Anc_6.187) encodes MSKVPRNFRLLEELEKGEKGFGPESCSYGLADSDDITMTRWNGTILGPPHSNHENRIYSLSIECGNSYPEEPPKIKFISKINLPCVDPKTGQVSPKDFHTLRDWKRAYTMETLLLDIRKEMALPSNKKLPQPKEGTTF; translated from the exons ATGTCAAAAGT AccaagaaattttagatTGCTTGAAGAACTAGAAAAGGGAGAAAAAGGGTTTGGCCCAGAATCTTGTAGCTACGGGTTGGCTGACAGTGATGATATTACTATGACAAGATGGAATGGCACAATTCTCGGACCACCACACTCAAATCATGAGAACCGTATCTATTCGCTATCGATCGAGTGTGGCAACAGCTACCCTGAAGAACCTCCTAAAATTAAGTTTATATCTAAGATTAATTTGCCCTGTGTGGACCCGAAAACAGGGCAAGTCAGTCCAAAGGATTTTCATACTCTCCGTGATTGGAAAAGGGCCTACACTATGGAGACCTTGCTATTAGATATAAGGAAGGAAATGGCTTTGCCCTCAAACAAGAAGTTACCACAACCAAAAGAAGGTACTACTTTCTAA
- the MAD1 gene encoding coiled-coil domain-containing protein MAD1 (similar to Saccharomyces cerevisiae MAD1 (YGL086W); ancestral locus Anc_6.188), with protein sequence MTSSGGSSPFLESPLVASSKGIASQTGGCKDAERRLISLQYKINTLQNDFEIERLRMQQQNNLIDKKYRDTVDELEKALNDTKYLYETNSKLEKELREMTDKMGTLSSKKNVQIETLSSKLHALEYQSVDSQTALDSKLSKAEKLIDNYKLELERSKNLLNEYEDKMSRQTNDLRKFQKTIGEKDDEIATLRASRVVMAHHNYSTEELKELTVTNKMLHDQLKYTKELEQKNLQQANELKKLRLNNESQQFWKSENDKLQNKLQQTSVLEKQLEDCQLENLNLKSQIASWEIYSSETDRPEDIIRDWKLAKEEIVVLTDENKMLHLNLSNLKILNDEMALERNQILDLNRSYEASIINLKRLNHEFEQQKQLSFEECKLLRRQLDELSSFNEEAGLQNGEGKELKKYETIVDQYKSHTDDLTEELRKLNEQMQSQEPSLKRKKLSDQTGVNYSQKLNELQLHNVNLLREVQKYQSIEKMLEEKVQKLTEIKEKKIRILQLRDNPLLKDQFIKRKQLQLLKEENNSLLQEIKLGKNSETDYIPLAVYNTLTFESKQREDELFKAGKKLIRLKEIFNKKSLEFIEVVNSLLGFKLEFQQEGKVKIYSCFKPDKYLIANLIDNTFKSNLDSDIDDWDQLLNLWVEERGQIPCFLATITLRLWKSSSSAS encoded by the coding sequence ATGACTAGTAGTGGTGGCTCTTCCCCATTTCTGGAAAGCCCGTTGGTAGCTTCTTCCAAGGGAATAGCCTCTCAAACAGGTGGTTGTAAAGATGCAGAACGGCGATTGATATCGTTACAGTACAAAATAAATACACTGCAAAAcgattttgaaatcgaaAGGCTCAGAATGCAACAACAGAATAACTTAATTGACAAAAAATACCGAGATACAGTCGATGAGTTGGAAAAGGCATTAAATGACACTAAATACCTCTACGAGACAAACAGCAAACTGGAGAAAGAATTGAGAGAGATGACAGACAAAATGGGGACCTTGagctcaaaaaagaatgttCAAATTGAGACTTTGTCTTCTAAACTACATGCATTAGAATATCAGTCTGTAGATTCTCAGACGGCTCTTGATTCAAAGTTGTCCAAAGCCGAAAAGTTAATTGATAATTACAAATTAGAGCTCGAAAGATCCAAAAACTTGCTCAATGAATATGAGGACAAAATGTCAAGACAAACTAACGATCTTAGgaaatttcagaaaacAATTGGTGAGAAAGATGACGAAATCGCAACTTTAAGAGCTTCTAGGGTTGTCATGGCACATCATAATTATTCCACcgaagaattgaaagaactaACAGTCACAAATAAAATGTTACATGATCAACTTAAGTAtacaaaagaattggagCAGAAAAATCTGCAGCAAGCCAACGAGCTCAAAAAATTACGTCTTAACAATGAGTCCCAGCAGTTCTGGAAGAGCGAAAATGATAAACTGCAAAATAAACTTCAGCAAACCAGTGTTTTAGAAAAGCAATTGGAAGACTGTCAGCTAGAAAACCTCAACTTGAAATCGCAAATTGCTTCTTGGGAAATATACAGTAGCGAGACAGATCGACCTGAGGATATTATTAGAGATTGGAAGTTAGCgaaggaagaaattgttGTACTCACtgatgaaaacaaaatgcTTCATCTAAATTTAAGCAACCTCAAGATCCtaaatgatgaaatggCACTGGAAAGAAACCAAATCCTAGATTTAAATAGAAGTTACGAAGCAAGCATTATCAACCTGAAGAGATTAAACCACGAATTTGAAcagcaaaaacaattgtCTTTTGAAGAGTGCAAGTTGCTGCGAAGACAATTAGATGAACTATCGTCATTCAATGAGGAAGCAGGATTACAAAATGGAGAAGGAAAGgagctgaaaaaatatgagaCTATCGTTGATCAGTATAAGAGCCATACAGATGACCTAACAGAGgaattgagaaaattgaaCGAGCAAATGCAGTCCCAGGAACCGtcgttgaaaagaaaaaaattgagtgACCAAACTGGGGTCAACTATTCGCAAAAACTTAATGAACTGCAATTGCATAATGTTAATTTGTTGAGAGAGGTGCAGAAATATCAGAGTATTGAGAAGATGCTTGAGGAGAAAGTACAAAAATTAACAGAAataaaagagaagaaaattcgCATCTTACAGTTGCGCGATAATCCTCTTCTCAAAGatcaatttatcaaacGAAAACAGTTACAACttttaaaagaagaaaataatagCTTGCTTCAAGAAATTAAGTTAGGGAAAAACTCCGAAACGGATTATATACCACTGGCTGTTTACAATACATTGACCTTCGAATCCAAACAGAGAGAAGATGAGCTGTTCAAAGCTGGCAAAAAGCTAATCAGGCTGAAAgaaatcttcaacaaaaagTCGCTCGAATTTATAGAGGTGGTTAACTCGTTGTTAGGCTTCAAACTTGAGTTTCAACAGGAAGGTAAAGTGAAAATATATTCTTGCTTCAAACCAGATAAGTATCTGATTGCTAATCTGATTGACAATACATTTAAATCTAATTTAGACTCCGATATTGACGACTGGGATCAATTATTAAACTTATGGGTCGAAGAGCGAGGTCAGATACCGTGCTTTCTAGCTACGATCACGCTGAGACTATGGAAAAGCTCCTCTTCTGCTAgttga
- the LCL3 gene encoding Lcl3p (similar to Saccharomyces cerevisiae YGL085W; ancestral locus Anc_6.189), protein MSDSKNLSTSRSLVYPADVVFLSLCFTGSFVGAYSAFNRYLKRYSKVTSIPSSAFRKRWLFGKVTSVGDGDNFHFFHTPGGIFGGWGWLRKLPKLSRVEVKEVGQKTHKPSAERAPLYKRLFHLIFEKNKSQTAWSNYYLSLHVPYKNRRNLSTISVRICGVDAPERAHFGNTAQPFSEEALNWLRYTLLGRNVWIKPLSVDQYNRCVARVAYWTWKGWKNVSLEMIEEGLAVVYESKTSAEFDGQERLYRRYETIAKSQKRGIWTQKNFETPGEYKRRL, encoded by the coding sequence ATGTCTGATAGCAAGAATCTATCAACTTCACGTAGTCTCGTATATCCAGCAGATGTCGTGTTTCTATCATTGTGCTTCACAGGGTCGTTTGTTGGCGCATATTCTGCTTTTAATAGATATTTAAAGCGATATTCAAAGGTAACGAGCATTCCATCGTCTGCATTTCGCAAGCGCTGGCTTTTCGGAAAAGTGACATCAGTTGGTGATGGTGACAACTTTCACTTCTTTCACACTCCTGGGGGTATTTTTGGAGGATGGGGATGGTTGAGAAAGTTACCTAAACTCTCAAGAGTTGAAGTGAAGGAAGTTGGGCAGAAAACACACAAACCAAGTGCTGAAAGAGCACCACTTTACAAGCGCCTATTTCACcttatctttgaaaaaaacaagtcACAAACTGCATGGTCGAATTACTACCTGAGCCTACATGTGCCATACAAAAACAGAAGAAATCTGTCGACAATATCGGTGAGGATTTGTGGAGTTGATGCGCCGGAAAGAGCTCATTTTGGTAACACAGCACAACCTTTCAGTGAAGAAGCCTTGAACTGGCTACGCTATACCCTTTTAGGTCGAAATGTCTGGATAAAACCACTTTCTGTGGACCAATACAATCGATGTGTTGCAAGAGTTGCGTACTGGACGTGGAAAGGATGGAAAAATGTTAGCCTTGAAATGATTGAGGAAGGGCTTGCAGTTGTGTACgaatcaaaaacatcaGCTGAGTTTGATGGTCAAGAACGACTTTATCGAAGGTATGAGACGATTGCCAAGTCTCAGAAAAGAGGAATTTGgactcaaaaaaattttgaaactcCGGGAGAATACAAGAGAAGACTTTGA
- a CDS encoding membrane-bound O-acyltransferase family protein (similar to Saccharomyces cerevisiae GUP1 (YGL084C) and GUP2 (YPL189W); ancestral locus Anc_6.190), with product MEKFLQELEWFVSVRSIDARLEPSPDFKSRQAILRSSSNSKLSNMNADGGIVKGKYGLATRPALWHTWEFRFYYLAFIVVVPLMFRAAYTASSESNPNYYKFAGYLSDGWIFGRKVDNSDPQYKFFRDNMPLLVGLMLMHTMIKKISCYGFGIDKLKFDFVFGFIFLFLCHGVNSLRVLAHLIIMFSIAHIFKRNRRFAVASSWAYGIASLFINDKYRNYPFGGIAKILAPLDNAYKGIIPRWDVFFNFTLLRMISYNMDFLERWSNRVQNTQPASAMEDDVRPDLKKRSSTPTLETIHESGKNSILDERSRLIAPHHIQDYNFANYIAYIAYTPLLIAGPILTFNDYLYQSRNTLPSINKRQIVSYAIKLAVSILTMELVLHYSYVVAISKTKAWTGDTPFQVSMIGLFNLNIIWLKLLIPWRLFRLWAFIDEIDAPENMVRCVDNNYSALAFWRAWHRSYNKWIVRYIYIPLGGSRSRTLTSLAVFSFVAIWHDIQLKLLLWGWLVVLFLLPEMAATQYFARYRNKSWYRHLCAFGAVINISLMMLANLYGFCLGSDGTKSFLSEMLGTSSGLQFVGLASCALFIAVQVMFEIREHEKRQGINLKC from the coding sequence ATGGAGAAATTTCTCCAGGAGCTGGAATGGTTCGTATCCGTAAGGTCGATCGATGCCAGATTGGAGCCCTCGCCGGATTTTAAATCACGTCAGGCAATTTTGAGAAGCAGCAGCAATTCCAAACTTTCCAATATGAATGCGGATGGTGGTATTGTGAAGGGCAAATACGGGTTGGCTACTAGACCTGCGCTATGGCATACATGGGAATTCAGATTCTACTATTTGGCGTTTATTGTGGTCGTACCATTGATGTTTCGAGCAGCATACACAGCCAGTAGCGAAAGTAATCCAAACTACTACAAATTCGCTGGCTATCTATCAGATGGTTGGatttttggaagaaaagtCGATAATAGTGATCCTCAATACAAGTTTTTCAGAGATAATATGCCATTGCTTGTGGGATTGATGCTGATGCATACaatgatcaaaaaaatttcttgttaCGGGTTTGGAATCGATAAgttaaaatttgattttgtatTCGGTTTTATTTTCCTATTCCTTTGTCACGGCGTCAACTCGCTTAGAGTGCTTGCTCATTTGATAATAATGTTCAGTATTGCTCATATTTTTAAGAGGAATAGAAGATTTGCCGTTGCATCATCATGGGCCTATGGTATAGCAtctcttttcattaatGACAAATATAGAAATTATCCATTCGGAGGTATTGCTAAAATATTAGCTCCGTTGGACAATGCCTATAAGGGAATAATACCTAGATGGGACgttttctttaatttcaCTTTACTAAGAATGATCAGTTATAATATGGATTTCCTAGAAAGATGGAGCAATAGAGTACAAAATACACAACCAGCTTCAGCTATGGAGGACGATGTTCGCccagatttgaaaaaaagatcttCAACACCTACTTTGGAAACAATACATGAATCTGGTAAAAACTCAATATTAGATGAAAGATCTAGACTCATAGCACCACATCATATTCAAGATTACAATTTTGCTAATTACATCGCATATATCGCCTATACACCGCTTTTAATCGCGGGTCCAATTTTGACATTTAATGATTATCTGTATCAAAGTAGAAACACGCTACCGTCAATCAACAAAAGGCAGATTGTTTCATATGCTATAAAATTGGCAGTTTCAATTCTTACGATGGAGCTCGTACTGCATTATAGCTATGTCGTAGCGATATCCAAAACGAAGGCATGGACTGGGGACACACCTTTTCAGGTATCTATGATAGGGTTGTTCAATTTAAACATCATATGGCTCAAGCTTTTGATTCCATGGAGGCTTTTTAGATTATGGGCGtttattgatgaaattgacgCACCAGAAAACATGGTTCGTTGCGTTGATAATAACTATAGTGCACTGGCATTTTGGAGAGCTTGGCACAGAAGTTATAATAAATGGATCGTACGCtatatttacattcctcTTGGTGGATCGAGAAGTAGAACCTTGACATCCCTAGCAGTGTTTTCTTTTGTGGCTATTTGGCATGATATACAGCTAAAACTTTTGCTATGGGGTTGGTTGGttgtcttatttcttcttcccGAAATGGCCGCAACCCAGTACTTTGCACGCTACAGGAACAAATCATGGTACAGACACTTATGTGCTTTTGGCGCTGTCATTAATATTTCCTTAATGATGCTAGCTAATCTTTACGGATTTTGCTTGGGTTCAGATGGAACGAAAAGCTTCTTGAGCGAAATGCTTGGAACAAGTTCTGGTCTTCAATTCGTTGGCCTAGCCAGCTGTGCCTTGTTTATTGCTGTACAAGTCATGTTTGAAATAAGAGAACATGAAAAGAGGCAAGGAATCAATTTAAAATGCTGA